One genomic window of Polyangiaceae bacterium includes the following:
- the ribB gene encoding 3,4-dihydroxy-2-butanone-4-phosphate synthase, translating to MPHRILIDTAVLARVNRALDAIRQGRMVILVDDEDRENEGDLCMAAERVTPEAINFMAKHGRGLICLALDEEQVERLHLPMMSAPGRGGPPLGTAFTVSIEARTGVTTGISAADRARTIQVATAPDAKPSDLVTPGHVFPLKARRGGVLVRTGQTEGSVDLARLAGLRPSGVICEIMNDDGTMARMPDLEKFAQEHDLVILSVADLIQYRMQTERLVRRVAERQMRLDQTGTVWNAAVYEIVGESRQYLALVKGAIDPTKPVLCRVHSGSLLADLFSSTLFDGGSNLREAIATIESAGAGVVLYISPNVDIGRELGVKVVGASGEPVVSRPATLREFGLGAQVLLDLGCHKLRLLTNSQTKIAGLNGFGLEVVERVPLVSMQGEA from the coding sequence ATGCCGCATCGCATACTGATCGATACAGCCGTGCTTGCTCGCGTGAACCGGGCGCTCGATGCGATCCGTCAAGGTCGCATGGTCATCCTCGTCGACGACGAAGATCGCGAAAACGAAGGCGACTTGTGCATGGCTGCCGAGCGCGTGACGCCCGAAGCCATCAACTTCATGGCCAAGCATGGTCGAGGTCTCATTTGTTTGGCGCTCGATGAAGAGCAGGTCGAGCGGTTGCACTTGCCGATGATGAGTGCTCCTGGCCGCGGTGGACCTCCGCTCGGCACGGCGTTCACGGTCAGCATCGAAGCTCGCACGGGCGTGACGACGGGCATCAGCGCGGCGGATCGAGCGCGCACGATTCAGGTGGCGACGGCGCCGGACGCGAAGCCGAGTGATCTCGTGACGCCGGGCCACGTGTTTCCGCTGAAGGCGCGTCGAGGTGGCGTGTTGGTGCGGACGGGGCAAACCGAAGGATCGGTCGACTTGGCGCGGCTCGCGGGGCTTCGGCCGTCGGGCGTGATTTGCGAAATCATGAACGACGACGGCACGATGGCGCGCATGCCGGACTTGGAAAAGTTTGCCCAGGAGCACGACCTCGTGATCCTTTCGGTTGCGGACTTGATCCAGTACCGGATGCAGACCGAGCGTTTGGTACGTCGGGTTGCCGAGCGACAGATGAGGCTCGACCAGACCGGGACAGTATGGAACGCGGCGGTGTACGAGATTGTGGGAGAATCGCGCCAGTACTTGGCGCTGGTGAAGGGTGCGATCGACCCTACGAAGCCGGTGCTTTGCCGAGTGCATTCGGGGTCACTCTTGGCGGACTTGTTCAGTTCCACGCTATTCGACGGCGGGTCGAATTTGCGCGAGGCGATTGCGACAATCGAGTCTGCGGGTGCGGGTGTGGTGCTTTACATTTCGCCAAATGTCGATATTGGGCGGGAGCTTGGGGTGAAGGTTGTGGGGGCATCGGGCGAGCCGGTGGTATCGCGGCCGGCGACGTTGCGTGAATTCGGGCTTGGGGCGCAGGTCTTATTGGATCTTGGGTGTCACAAGCTGCGGTTATTGACGAATAGCCAAACGAAGATAGCGGGCCTCAATGGGTTTGGCTTGGAAGTGGTCGAGCGGGTGCCTTTGGTATCGATGCAGGGCGAAGCGTAA
- a CDS encoding riboflavin synthase translates to MFTGLVETIGHLRHKAGGPVVRALFDASLGKLDLGESIAVNGVCLTVDRIVATGFEADMSPETLTRTTLGALVAGARVHLERATPLGGRMGGHVVLGHVDGIGRVTDLSPRGDAMRLEVQVGGHLAPYLAEKGSVCIDGVSLTINRVEDRLAERSSSVLFEVMLVPHTLSRTLLGNLRAGQGVNIEVDVLARYVARQLALGVTKGRGESSGRADEQHHDESGDERLLEKLRAGGFVR, encoded by the coding sequence ATGTTCACAGGACTCGTCGAGACGATCGGCCATTTGCGGCACAAGGCTGGCGGCCCGGTCGTTCGCGCGCTCTTCGACGCGTCCCTAGGCAAGCTCGACCTCGGCGAATCCATCGCCGTGAACGGCGTGTGCCTCACGGTCGATCGCATCGTGGCAACTGGTTTCGAGGCGGACATGTCGCCGGAAACGCTCACGCGCACGACGCTTGGCGCGCTCGTCGCTGGAGCGCGCGTGCATCTCGAGCGAGCCACGCCGCTAGGAGGTCGCATGGGTGGGCACGTCGTGCTGGGTCACGTCGATGGCATCGGGCGCGTCACGGATTTGTCGCCGCGCGGAGATGCGATGCGTTTGGAAGTACAGGTCGGCGGGCACTTGGCGCCGTACCTTGCGGAAAAAGGGTCGGTTTGTATCGATGGCGTCAGCTTGACCATCAACCGCGTGGAAGATCGTCTTGCCGAGCGCTCGTCATCCGTCCTCTTCGAAGTCATGCTCGTGCCGCACACATTGAGCCGCACGCTGCTTGGAAATCTTCGTGCAGGGCAGGGTGTGAACATTGAAGTCGACGTGCTCGCGCGCTACGTCGCGCGACAGTTGGCGCTTGGAGTCACCAAGGGGCGGGGAGAAAGCAGCGGCCGAGCCGATGAACAGCATCACGACGAAAGCGGCGACGAACGTCTCCTTGAAAAGCTCCGAGCGGGCGGATTCGTACGATGA
- a CDS encoding PilZ domain-containing protein: MSATDRHPGEPDSHGGTDARREERVTINKEFESYDAFITEYVTNISRSGVFVRSKNPLQVGTKVNLRFTVIMDDVEVIDGVGEVVRVHDDPPGMGLVFTELPEASQKIIDRLLSAEGRRAADR; encoded by the coding sequence ATGAGCGCAACCGACCGTCACCCTGGTGAACCCGATTCGCATGGCGGCACGGATGCGCGCAGAGAAGAGCGCGTCACCATCAACAAGGAATTCGAATCCTACGACGCGTTCATCACCGAGTACGTGACCAACATCTCGCGCTCGGGCGTGTTTGTCCGGTCCAAGAACCCGCTTCAAGTTGGTACGAAAGTGAACCTTCGCTTCACCGTCATCATGGACGACGTCGAAGTCATCGATGGTGTCGGCGAAGTCGTTCGTGTCCACGACGATCCGCCCGGCATGGGGCTCGTGTTCACCGAGCTGCCCGAGGCGTCGCAGAAGATCATCGACCGTTTGCTCTCCGCCGAAGGACGCCGCGCTGCCGATAGGTAG
- a CDS encoding Rne/Rng family ribonuclease yields MVVAIENAGEVVRTIAMRRRVEAAAGRTSRERQSKRQAGQHEPPRVSKTTPIREVIREGQEVLVQVSKEPIGTKGARVTSHVSLPGRYVVYLPTVDHVGISKRIGSEKERSRLREAIDSMKPPQGGLIVRTVAEGLTKKQMKADVGYLVRLWGEVVKKRESVARAPACLYTELDLVLKTARDLFTDDIEKIVIDSREEYVRLRRFMEMFMPERVDAVQLYEGHEPIFDAYGIEDEIHRALSRKVPLASGGHLIIDQAEALTAIDVNTGRFVGKGSKDLEETILMTNLEAVDEIAYQLRFRNIGGLIILDLIDMERASNREKVRRRLEEHLGRDKAKTTFNRISELGLIEMTRKRTRESLGRIMLESRVSTATAPASFSRSRASRTRSSGRFVVNARTCRATASS; encoded by the coding sequence GTGGTGGTCGCGATCGAGAACGCGGGCGAGGTCGTCAGGACAATCGCGATGCGCCGCCGCGTGGAAGCAGCCGCGGGCCGCACGAGTCGCGAACGACAATCGAAGCGGCAAGCTGGTCAGCACGAACCGCCGCGCGTGTCGAAGACGACGCCGATTCGCGAAGTCATCCGCGAGGGCCAAGAGGTTCTCGTGCAGGTGTCGAAAGAACCGATCGGCACCAAAGGCGCGCGCGTCACGAGTCACGTGTCGCTGCCCGGCAGGTACGTCGTGTACCTACCGACCGTCGATCACGTCGGCATCTCCAAGCGCATCGGATCGGAGAAAGAGCGCTCGCGTCTGCGTGAAGCGATCGATTCGATGAAGCCTCCGCAAGGCGGGCTCATCGTGCGCACCGTCGCCGAAGGTTTGACCAAAAAGCAAATGAAGGCCGACGTCGGTTACCTCGTTCGGCTTTGGGGCGAAGTGGTCAAGAAGCGCGAGAGCGTCGCGCGAGCTCCCGCGTGCCTCTACACCGAGCTCGACCTCGTGCTCAAAACGGCGCGCGATCTGTTCACGGACGACATCGAGAAGATCGTCATCGACAGCCGCGAAGAGTACGTGCGTCTCCGTCGCTTCATGGAGATGTTCATGCCCGAGCGCGTCGACGCCGTGCAGCTCTACGAAGGGCACGAGCCGATCTTCGACGCGTACGGCATCGAGGACGAAATTCACCGCGCGCTGTCACGCAAAGTGCCGCTCGCATCCGGTGGTCACCTCATCATCGACCAAGCCGAAGCGCTCACCGCGATCGACGTCAACACGGGCAGGTTCGTCGGCAAGGGATCGAAGGATCTCGAAGAGACGATCCTCATGACAAACCTCGAAGCCGTCGACGAAATCGCCTACCAGCTCAGGTTCCGCAACATCGGTGGGCTCATCATTTTGGACCTCATCGACATGGAGCGGGCGAGCAACCGCGAGAAGGTCCGCCGGCGCCTCGAAGAACACCTGGGCCGAGACAAAGCGAAGACGACGTTCAACCGCATCTCCGAGCTCGGGCTCATCGAGATGACGCGCAAACGCACACGCGAAAGCCTCGGCCGCATCATGCTCGAAAGCCGTGTTTCTACTGCGACGGCACCGGCCAGCTTCAGTCGAAGCAGAGCGTCGCGTACGAGATCATCCGGCAGATTCGTCGTGAACGCGCGAACTTGCCGGGCTACAGCATCGTCGTGA
- a CDS encoding peptidyl-prolyl cis-trans isomerase, translated as MFSTLLRRGPVVLTIAAALLAGCKESAVTPQEGPDAGPAAAGLSAEQAARVVAKVGDRVVTLGDFAATLERMDQFDRLRYQTKERRRELLDEIINVELLAAEARRLGLDKQPETQDAIRQILRDAMVAKARKGLPAPGEIPAADVRAYYEANKDKFDEPERRRVAAIVFSDKKAAEKVLEEAVKITTPAAWGELFEKHSTTAPKTKTPAAPVELAGDLGVVGPPEDARGKNQKVPEPVREAVFKIGNVGAVYEKVVEADGKFFIVRMNGITAAHKRSLQEADRSIRVLILQQKMQEQEKAFEAELRKKFPVEINDAALGKVELPAGVKPMESSGPDPWALPGLGLDADAGPRDGG; from the coding sequence ATGTTCTCGACGCTCCTTCGGCGTGGGCCGGTTGTCTTGACAATCGCCGCGGCGCTCTTGGCCGGTTGCAAAGAATCCGCCGTCACTCCACAAGAAGGGCCGGACGCGGGACCGGCCGCAGCGGGGCTTTCTGCCGAACAAGCTGCGCGCGTGGTGGCCAAAGTGGGCGATCGCGTCGTCACGCTCGGCGACTTCGCCGCAACGCTCGAACGCATGGATCAGTTCGACCGGCTTCGTTACCAAACGAAGGAACGTCGTCGCGAGCTGCTCGACGAGATCATCAACGTGGAGCTGCTCGCGGCGGAAGCTCGGCGGCTTGGCCTCGACAAACAGCCGGAGACGCAGGACGCGATTCGCCAAATTCTGCGCGATGCGATGGTCGCCAAAGCGCGGAAGGGTTTGCCCGCGCCGGGCGAAATTCCGGCGGCCGACGTGCGCGCTTATTACGAAGCGAACAAGGACAAGTTCGACGAGCCCGAACGACGTCGCGTCGCGGCGATCGTCTTTTCGGACAAGAAAGCCGCCGAAAAGGTGCTCGAAGAAGCCGTGAAAATCACGACGCCGGCGGCGTGGGGCGAGCTCTTCGAGAAACATTCGACGACGGCTCCGAAAACGAAAACACCCGCGGCACCGGTCGAGCTCGCGGGCGATCTCGGCGTCGTAGGACCGCCGGAAGATGCGCGCGGCAAAAATCAAAAAGTGCCGGAACCGGTTCGCGAAGCGGTCTTCAAAATTGGCAACGTCGGTGCGGTGTACGAAAAAGTCGTCGAGGCCGACGGCAAGTTTTTCATCGTGCGCATGAACGGCATCACGGCGGCGCACAAGCGCAGCTTGCAAGAGGCCGATCGGTCGATCCGCGTGCTGATTTTGCAGCAGAAGATGCAGGAGCAAGAAAAGGCGTTCGAGGCGGAGCTTCGCAAAAAATTCCCGGTCGAGATCAACGACGCCGCGCTCGGCAAGGTCGAGCTACCCGCGGGCGTCAAGCCCATGGAAAGTAGCGGCCCAGACCCTTGGGCCCTCCCCGGATTGGGACTCGATGCCGACGCTGGGCCTCGAGACGGTGGTTGA
- a CDS encoding DNA-directed RNA polymerase subunit omega — protein sequence MARVTVEDCLEREENRFALVILASARTRQLAKGNDPLVKTKNKAAVTSLREIAAGKVHFHRSTNDVVLEWLRSQPSFIEV from the coding sequence ATGGCACGCGTCACCGTCGAAGATTGCCTCGAGCGAGAAGAAAACCGCTTCGCCCTCGTCATCCTGGCTTCCGCCCGGACCCGACAACTCGCGAAGGGCAACGACCCGCTCGTCAAAACGAAGAACAAAGCCGCCGTCACCAGCTTGCGCGAAATCGCAGCCGGCAAAGTGCACTTTCATCGGAGCACCAACGACGTCGTCCTCGAATGGCTCCGATCTCAACCGTCGTTCATCGAGGTCTGA
- a CDS encoding metallophosphoesterase family protein, whose translation MRIGVFSDTHANYEALSAVLEAYRRERIDVYYCLGDTVGYGGSPNECADLVRKIAKKTILGNHDAAVAGRMDYSYYYEAARQALDTHASMLSAENAAWLRGLPYQEKLPEIGLDLCHGSPVRLEEFEYIFAPEQARECLPMYHELGHLTLIGHSHLCKVFALTPTTVEELPATDFTLEPNRKYIVSVGSVGQPRDYDNRASYTIFDTDAKRFEFRRVEYDIETAAEKVLKAKLERNFAHRLYIGV comes from the coding sequence ATGCGGATTGGAGTCTTCAGCGATACGCACGCGAACTACGAGGCGCTCAGCGCTGTTCTGGAGGCGTATCGACGCGAGCGCATCGACGTCTACTACTGCCTGGGCGACACCGTAGGTTATGGCGGGTCCCCGAACGAATGCGCCGATTTGGTCCGAAAGATCGCAAAAAAGACGATCCTCGGTAACCACGACGCCGCGGTCGCGGGGCGAATGGACTACTCGTATTATTACGAGGCAGCGCGCCAAGCGCTTGACACCCATGCATCCATGCTTTCCGCAGAGAATGCGGCATGGCTGCGGGGCCTACCCTACCAGGAAAAGCTGCCCGAGATTGGCCTCGACCTGTGCCACGGCTCGCCCGTGAGGCTCGAGGAGTTCGAGTACATCTTCGCGCCCGAACAAGCGCGAGAATGCCTGCCGATGTACCACGAGCTCGGACACCTCACGCTCATCGGCCACTCGCACCTCTGCAAGGTCTTTGCGCTGACGCCGACGACGGTCGAGGAATTGCCCGCGACCGACTTCACGCTCGAGCCGAATCGCAAGTACATCGTGAGTGTCGGTTCGGTCGGACAACCTCGCGACTACGACAATCGCGCCAGCTACACGATCTTCGACACCGATGCGAAACGCTTCGAGTTCCGACGGGTCGAGTACGACATCGAGACGGCGGCCGAAAAGGTGCTCAAAGCCAAGCTCGAGCGCAACTTCGCACACCGCCTCTACATCGGCGTTTGA
- the tssM gene encoding type VI secretion system membrane subunit TssM, with protein sequence MWWVFSALLALIVWALWYIIKLPLWLPIVGTILVVLAAVVRLLWTRIRASRAATALERAIAHQGAQQALNARPERRAEIQELQKQVQGGINALKTSKLGKGKKGGAAALYSLPWYVIIGPPGAGKTTALKHSGLVFPFSDPRGGGVRGVGGTRNCDWWFTNEAILLDTAGRYTTEGDDHDEWISFLQMLKRYRSRKPINGVLIAINIAELIDASEQQIESTGKKLRARIDEVMTQLQMVVPVYLLFTKCDLIAGFIEFFGDIRKSDRAQAWGATVKLTEDKTNPGALFEREFDVLVQKVHGRSLKRLSQERNREARERIYQFPLEFAGIKRNLTELVQTIFAVNTFQGTPLFRGFYFTSGTQEGRPLDRVLNRMGQAMGIRPPEAAAQQVTESKSYFLHDVFMNVVFPDGDVAARSAAEIKRQRIMRIAVSAAAFTLGFILSIPSIRSFAKNRELLSSTQQRVATAMKINWADGEPPEAKLDQIGPLYERLKELDRYRAELPLSHGWGMYRGEAIARPTVTAYVQLLSHGFVLPCKAKLEERLRAAKGKQYLKERTDLKTYLMMSDVKNLDLEEETRRLTDLWADILKATSNLAEFDLKDRLRVHVKYYLELVKSGKVTPPAADVALVTKVRDTLKAVPVQERYYDVFINSINDMVYDEASEVSQLNRKYPPLTLKSFFLDRPEALKFIKSARELKEGRMKEVEGPYTENGHYVAALNVANAAGLLESEQWVVPLGPEEQGDRIPINLKRLSEDYDQRYIEQWTDFLVDITVDPPKTVKEAIDLYNTLTRPPWPYLKILRELEDHTQWKKSKKEGGAGVDQEAANRMLNQKLAQSFAQRTGGYRIKTNVDVTKLGERPSTVPSTFAKLVSFSQSDTKAKQTVVTDTPLQTYVEILTELRRTMDAMNQPPTSTDMINLSEQLSDAAKKVEALLQPLDEKAKALLRPLLLNPLRVQGSRLAAPAAATTSP encoded by the coding sequence GTGTGGTGGGTATTTTCTGCGCTGCTCGCGCTCATCGTCTGGGCACTTTGGTACATCATCAAACTGCCGCTGTGGCTCCCGATTGTCGGGACAATCCTCGTCGTCCTTGCCGCCGTGGTACGGCTGCTCTGGACCAGGATTCGCGCAAGCCGCGCCGCAACGGCACTCGAGCGGGCGATCGCGCATCAAGGAGCGCAGCAAGCGCTCAACGCGCGCCCTGAACGCCGCGCTGAAATTCAGGAGCTGCAAAAGCAGGTTCAGGGCGGCATCAACGCGCTCAAAACCTCCAAGCTCGGCAAAGGCAAAAAGGGCGGCGCTGCCGCGCTGTATTCGCTGCCTTGGTATGTGATCATCGGCCCGCCCGGCGCTGGCAAAACCACCGCGCTCAAGCACTCCGGCCTCGTCTTCCCCTTCTCGGATCCGCGCGGCGGAGGTGTTCGCGGCGTCGGCGGTACGCGTAACTGCGACTGGTGGTTCACCAACGAAGCAATCCTGCTCGACACCGCCGGTCGATACACCACCGAAGGCGACGATCACGACGAGTGGATCTCGTTCCTTCAGATGCTCAAGCGTTATCGCTCGCGCAAGCCCATCAACGGCGTGCTGATTGCCATCAACATCGCCGAGCTCATCGACGCGAGCGAGCAACAGATCGAATCGACGGGCAAGAAATTACGCGCGCGTATCGATGAAGTGATGACGCAGCTTCAGATGGTCGTTCCCGTCTACTTGCTCTTCACCAAGTGCGACCTCATTGCCGGTTTCATCGAGTTCTTCGGGGACATCCGCAAGAGCGATCGTGCCCAGGCCTGGGGTGCGACGGTCAAGTTGACCGAGGACAAGACAAACCCTGGCGCTCTCTTCGAACGCGAGTTCGACGTGCTCGTGCAGAAGGTTCACGGTCGGTCCCTCAAGCGACTCAGCCAAGAACGCAATCGCGAAGCGCGCGAGCGCATCTACCAGTTCCCGCTCGAATTTGCCGGCATCAAGCGCAACTTGACCGAGCTCGTGCAGACGATCTTTGCGGTCAATACGTTCCAAGGCACGCCGCTGTTCCGCGGGTTTTACTTCACGAGCGGTACGCAGGAAGGCCGGCCTCTCGACCGCGTGCTCAATCGCATGGGTCAAGCGATGGGCATTCGTCCGCCGGAAGCAGCCGCCCAGCAAGTCACCGAATCGAAGAGCTACTTCCTGCACGACGTGTTCATGAACGTCGTGTTCCCCGACGGTGATGTCGCAGCGCGCAGCGCAGCCGAAATCAAGCGTCAACGCATCATGCGCATCGCCGTCAGCGCGGCTGCGTTCACGCTCGGTTTCATCCTTTCCATCCCGAGCATCCGGTCGTTCGCGAAGAACCGCGAGCTGCTCAGCAGCACGCAACAACGCGTCGCGACGGCCATGAAGATCAACTGGGCCGACGGCGAGCCACCCGAGGCCAAGCTCGACCAAATTGGTCCGCTCTACGAACGCTTGAAGGAGCTCGACCGCTACCGCGCGGAGCTTCCGCTTTCACACGGCTGGGGAATGTACCGGGGTGAAGCAATCGCGCGACCGACGGTCACGGCCTACGTGCAGCTTCTCAGCCACGGCTTCGTCTTGCCTTGCAAGGCCAAGCTCGAAGAAAGGCTCAGGGCGGCCAAGGGCAAACAGTACTTGAAGGAGCGAACGGACCTGAAGACGTACCTCATGATGAGCGACGTCAAGAACTTGGATCTCGAAGAGGAGACGCGACGGCTGACGGACCTTTGGGCGGACATCCTGAAGGCCACGAGCAACCTGGCGGAGTTCGACCTCAAGGACCGACTCAGGGTCCACGTGAAGTACTACTTGGAGCTGGTCAAGAGTGGGAAGGTCACGCCGCCGGCCGCGGACGTCGCTCTCGTGACGAAGGTGCGCGACACGCTCAAGGCAGTGCCCGTGCAAGAGCGCTACTACGACGTGTTCATCAACAGCATCAACGACATGGTGTACGACGAGGCGAGCGAGGTATCGCAGCTCAATCGCAAGTACCCGCCGCTCACGCTCAAGTCGTTCTTCCTCGATCGTCCCGAAGCGCTGAAGTTCATCAAGAGCGCACGCGAGCTCAAAGAAGGTCGGATGAAGGAAGTCGAGGGGCCGTACACGGAGAACGGTCACTACGTGGCGGCGTTGAACGTGGCGAACGCCGCGGGGCTGCTCGAATCCGAACAATGGGTCGTCCCGCTCGGCCCCGAAGAACAAGGCGATCGCATTCCGATCAACTTGAAGCGTTTGTCCGAGGACTACGACCAACGCTACATCGAGCAATGGACCGACTTCCTCGTGGACATCACGGTCGATCCACCCAAGACGGTGAAGGAAGCCATCGATCTTTACAACACGCTGACACGTCCGCCCTGGCCCTACTTGAAGATCCTTCGCGAGCTCGAGGACCACACGCAGTGGAAGAAGTCGAAGAAGGAAGGCGGCGCGGGCGTGGACCAGGAAGCCGCCAACCGGATGCTCAACCAAAAACTCGCCCAAAGCTTTGCGCAACGAACGGGCGGCTATCGCATCAAGACCAATGTCGACGTCACGAAGCTCGGAGAGCGACCAAGCACCGTGCCGTCCACGTTCGCCAAGCTCGTTTCGTTCAGCCAATCCGATACGAAGGCCAAACAGACGGTCGTCACCGACACGCCGCTTCAGACCTACGTCGAGATCCTGACGGAGCTGCGACGCACGATGGACGCCATGAACCAGCCGCCCACGAGCACTGACATGATCAACCTGAGCGAGCAGTTGTCGGACGCTGCAAAGAAGGTGGAAGCGCTGCTGCAACCGCTCGACGAGAAAGCGAAAGCGCTGCTTCGCCCGCTCTTGCTCAATCCGCTACGCGTCCAGGGTAGCCGCCTCGCGGCGCCGGCGGCGGCAACTACGTCGCCGTGA
- the rimI gene encoding ribosomal protein S18-alanine N-acetyltransferase gives MSDGSAEVNGCDIEVVRVARGAPEADELANIAKTAFAGPWFSPIDELDKPWARVWVARDKQAARAVGFLVAWHVVDELHVLHVATAVDMRRRGVGSALVAEAVAYARANEVRLCLLEVRQSNDPAIRLYEKHGFVVENVRPKYYSDNDEDALEMWLMLGKA, from the coding sequence TTGTCCGACGGAAGTGCCGAAGTGAATGGTTGCGACATCGAGGTCGTTCGCGTGGCGCGAGGAGCGCCGGAAGCGGACGAGCTAGCAAACATCGCCAAGACGGCATTTGCGGGACCGTGGTTTTCGCCCATCGACGAGCTCGACAAACCTTGGGCGCGCGTGTGGGTTGCGCGAGACAAACAGGCAGCGCGAGCCGTTGGATTTCTCGTCGCGTGGCATGTGGTCGACGAGCTGCACGTGCTTCACGTTGCGACGGCCGTGGACATGCGGCGTCGCGGTGTGGGTTCGGCGCTCGTGGCTGAGGCGGTTGCGTATGCTCGAGCGAACGAAGTGCGCCTGTGTTTGCTCGAAGTCCGCCAATCGAACGACCCCGCGATTCGCCTCTACGAGAAACATGGGTTTGTCGTGGAGAACGTTCGCCCGAAGTATTATTCGGACAACGACGAGGACGCGCTCGAGATGTGGTTGATGTTGGGGAAGGCGTAA